GGCAGGATTCCTTTGGCATAAAATTACAAGAGAAAATAATGATTTAGGAATAAGAGCAGAAATTATTAATTTTGTACCCGTTGATGAACATAAAGTTGAAATAATGGAAGTAACTATAACTAATATATCCGAAAACACTTTAAGAGTTTCCCCAACTGCAGCAATCCCTATATATGGCAGATCAGCAGATAATCTAAGGGATCACAGACACGTTACTTCATTATTGCATAGAATAAAAACTACAGAATGCGGAGTATTAGTAAAACCTACACTTTCATTTGATGAAAGAGGGCATAAGATAAACAATGTCTTATATTCAGTTTTAGGTATAGAAGAAAATGGCGAAAAACCTGTTGGATTTTTCCCAGAAGTTGAAGAATATATTGGGGAAGGAGGAAGTTTTGAAAACCCTGAAGCTATATTTTTAAACAAAAAGCCATATGCAAAACCTGGAGAGTATTTTGAAGGATATGAAGCAATTGGTGCTATAAAATTTAAAGATGTTGAACTTAAACCAAATGAATCAAAAACATATATAATATTAATGGATATTAATGAAGAAGGAACTGAAAATAATATTTTAATTGAAAAATATGGATCAAAAGAAAAAGTAAAAAAAGCTTTAGAAAATAATAAAAAATATTGGGAGAATAAAATAAGTAAGCCAGAATTCAAAACAAGTGATGATGAATTCAACAAGTGGATGAAATGGGTAAATATTCAACCAATCTTAAGAAGATTATTTGGAAATTCATTCTTACCTCATCACGATTATGGAAGAGGTGGAAGAGGATGGAGAGATCTTTGGCAAGATTTATTAGCTCTATTAATGATGGAACCAGATAATGTAAGATTTTTGCTACATAATAATTTTGCAGGAGTAAGAATAGATGGTAGTAACGCTACAATTATAGGTTCTAAACCTGGAGAATTTATAGCTGATAGAAACAATATAGCAAGAATGTGGATGGATCATGGCGCATGGCCATTCTTAACAACAAAATTATATATAGATTTAACAGGCGACTTAAAATTCTTATTAGAATCTCAGACATATTTCAAAGATAGATTAGCTAATAGATGTACTGATTTTGATCCAAATTGGACAATAGAAGAGGGAAACAAATTAAAAACAAACTCTGGAGAATTGTATTCAGGTTCTATATTAGAGCATATTTTAATTCAACATTTAACTCCTTTCTTTAATGTCGGAATGCATAATAATATTAAACTCGAAGGCGCTGATTGGAACGATGGCTTAGATATGGCTAGAGATAAAGGCGAAAGTGTTGCATTCACAGCTTTATATGGATGGAATTTATTAGAATTTGCAAATTTATTAAAAATATTAAAAGAAAAAGAAAATATAGAAGAAATTGAAATTGCTGAAGAAATTTTTATGTTATTAGACACTTTAAACACAAATATCGACTACAACTCAGTTGACGAAAAAAATAAATTATTGAATGAATACTATTCTAAAGTAAAAAGTTTTGTGTCAGGTAAAAAAATTACAATAAAAATTGAAGATTTAATTACTGATTTAG
The Marinitoga litoralis genome window above contains:
- a CDS encoding GH36-type glycosyl hydrolase domain-containing protein, producing the protein MSWKFVSENGEFILENPDKNSYLYFPLVNEAGMMSSITPNLNGDLKSGQNTFLLLPVSVEDLHNSKSGRNFWLYVNDKYIWSVNGNSPMQLANSYNEKKDKVKLEAGFLWHKITRENNDLGIRAEIINFVPVDEHKVEIMEVTITNISENTLRVSPTAAIPIYGRSADNLRDHRHVTSLLHRIKTTECGVLVKPTLSFDERGHKINNVLYSVLGIEENGEKPVGFFPEVEEYIGEGGSFENPEAIFLNKKPYAKPGEYFEGYEAIGAIKFKDVELKPNESKTYIILMDINEEGTENNILIEKYGSKEKVKKALENNKKYWENKISKPEFKTSDDEFNKWMKWVNIQPILRRLFGNSFLPHHDYGRGGRGWRDLWQDLLALLMMEPDNVRFLLHNNFAGVRIDGSNATIIGSKPGEFIADRNNIARMWMDHGAWPFLTTKLYIDLTGDLKFLLESQTYFKDRLANRCTDFDPNWTIEEGNKLKTNSGELYSGSILEHILIQHLTPFFNVGMHNNIKLEGADWNDGLDMARDKGESVAFTALYGWNLLEFANLLKILKEKENIEEIEIAEEIFMLLDTLNTNIDYNSVDEKNKLLNEYYSKVKSFVSGKKITIKIEDLITDLERKGNWIVSHIRKNEWIKNNEGFEWFNGYYDNHGNRVEGDHPNGVRMTLTGQVFTIMGGIATNEQIEKILDSAKKYLKDEKVGGYRLNTNFHEVKLDLGRLFGFAFGHKENGAMFSHMAVMFSNALYKRGFVEDGFDVINTLYNHVKNFEVSRIYPGIPEYINEKGRGMYHYLTGSASWLLLTVLTEMFGVKGDLGDLVLEPKLLHKQFDCKGIASVKTLFADRTFNIIYSNKNRLNYGKYNISSVSLNGKEIESEISGNKVKIKRSLLESLDKNKIHELIVELE